The Pseudomonas sp. GD03919 region TACCTTCGGAAAAGTGCAGAATGTTACGGATGATTGAGCAGGCAACCAGGCAGAACTGGCTGCCCTGCCTGTCGCATGACGTCATGAGCAAAGCGTTTAGAGGACTGATCGGGGCAACCACCTGAACCAAAACGCCTTGATCAATCCAGTCAGTTCAACTCCCCAGAAAGGATTTGAACGCAAAAAACCCTCCCTGTACCGCGCTAAGCCTTTGAAGTGAAAATCGATTTGGATGCGCTCTTGACGGAAGGCTCAAGGTTCCTATACTGCTCAACGACTGAGTGAAATCCTACAAATCAGTTTTCCGAGGCCAAGCGCCTGAAACGCTGATTTGAGCTGGGCATTTGTGTCTTTGGATTCAAATCCCCCCGGCCCACCAAAAATCCCTTACAAATCAGGCACTTAGCGAATAGCTACAGTGCCTTTTTTGTGTCTTTTTGGGCAGCTATGGCTGGGTAATGCCAGCTTTATGACAGCCTCCCTTCCCGTGAATCCCATCCTCGGCTACCGCCCCTCAACAACTGACAAAACGTTTTCCGTCGCTTTTCTGGTTTGAAAACGCGCCACAGCGATCTGTCGAGGGTATTAAATCTGTGTCGGCTTACACACAGAGACCTACATATGCCGACACATGCCCCCAAGAAGTATTTGATCAGCCACACCTCTCTGCAGCAATGCTTTGACAAGAGCCGCTCCGGCCTCGAGAAGCTGCGAGAAAACGATCCCAGCTTCCCTCGCCCCATCAAATTTGGCTCAAGCAAACAGGCTGGCGTTTACTTCGTCGTCGCGGAGGTGGAGGCCTGGCTAGAGAGCAAGATCAGCGAACGTGATGGCACCACTGAGGATCTCCCCAAGAGAGATGAGCAATGACCACATACGAGCAGATCCCGCCGTTCCTGGCGGCGATGCCCGAACCGGCACGTGCCTCATATCTCAGCCCAGAAATTGCGCCAAAGCCGCTCCCGTGTGAGTTAACGAGGGTCATGCCCTGGCATGACGAGTTACTGCCAGCCGATCTGCGGGAATATGTCCGTGATGTCGCTGAGCGCACTCAATGCCCAGCAGATTTTATCGGAGTCGCGCTCGTGGTTGCTGTCAGCGCCGTGGTCGGCCGAAAATTTACCATCCACCCGAAACAGCACGATGATTGGATGGTCGTTCCTAACCAGTGGGGTATCGTCATCGGGCGGCCATCTGCGATGAAATCGCCTGCACTCAAACAGGCACTGCGCCCACTGCATGCGCTGGAGTCCAGGGCGCGAAAAAAGTACGGCCTGGCTGAGGCTGATCACAAGGCAAGCAGCGAGTTGCTCGAAATGGAACGCAACGCCGCCAAGGTCAAGGCAAAAAACTCCTCAGTAGTGGCGACAAAAACGCAGCTTTGGCGGAACTGAACAGACTTTCCAGCGACATGCAGGCTCCAGTCCTGCGCCGGTACAGCAGTGCCGGTGATTACCTCTGTCGCTTTGCCGCCAGCGGTCTAGCCTGGCCCTGTTCGTTGTCCGATTCCGAGCTGGAACAGCAGCTGTTCCCACCGGCGCAGGCAGTGCCCAGCGAGCAGCGGCCACTGCCCGATTGGGCCATGATCCACGCCGAGCTACGCCGGCCGGGCGTGACCTTGGCGCTGCTCTGGCAGGAGTACCGCCTGAACCAGCCGCAGGGCTTTCAGTACAGCTGGTTCTGCGAAAACTATCGGGCCTGGCAGGGCAAGCTGGATGTGGTGATGGCCGTGGAATGCCTGGCCAGATGAGAGCGGACTGGGTGGCCGGATGGCGTGGAATCCGCAAGCATGACTTACGACCAGGGCCGGGAGATGGCGCGACACGCCGAGATCACCCAAAGAACCGGCGTGGCGATCTACTTCTGCGACCCGCACAGCCCCTGGCAGCGCGGCAGCAACGAAAACATCAACGGCCTAATTCGTCAGTACTTGCCCAAGGGCACAGACCTGTCGGTACACAGCCAAGAGGAGCTGAATGCCATCGCACTGCAACTGAACATGCGACCGCGTAAGCGCTTCGACTTCAAGTGCCCAATCGAAGTTATGGGCGAGGTGATGCAGAAGGCCATGGCTATGCGGCATGATGCTCCAGCTTCAATTCAATGACCGTGTTGCACTCAGCTCCTGCAACCGCCAAGGATAAAGACATGGCCACTCAACCTCTGCTCTACACCCTGCACATCCAGCTGGAGCCGCTGCAGCTCGATCCGCCGATCTGGAGGCGCATCCGCGTCAGCGGCGACTGCACCCTGCGTAAACTGCACCACTTCATTCAGGCGGCCATGGGCTGGCACAGCAGCCATCTGCATGAGTTCAGTTTGGGGATGAACCGCTACATGCCCCTGGATGCGGCATTCATGGACGACGACGAGGCGCTGGATGATCGCAAGTTCAAGCTGCGCCGCATGCTGAAGGAAGGAGACCGCCTGCGCTACCTCTACGACTTTGGCGATAGCTGGCAGCATTTGATCGCCGTAGAGACTATCGAACCCTGCGACTTCACGGGCACCTGGTGCGAGGTGCTGGATGGCGCCCGCGCCTGCCCTCCCGAGGATGTAGGCGGTGTGCCGGGTTATCTGGACTTTCTGGCACTGATCCAGCAACCGGCCAGCGAGGAAGGCCGAAGCGTACTGGAATGGGCCGGCGGCTATTTCGACCCTGAGAGATTTGATCGCCGAGCGGCCAACGCAGCTGTGCAGCGAATCTGCAACAATTTGTGGGGCTGAGTCAGCAGCGCCCCAAGCGTTGGGCAGCGTTGGTGCGCTACCTGGATGACTGCAACCTACTCATCGACAACAACTGGATCGAGAACCAGATCCGCCCCTGGGCCCTGGAACGCGCCAACTGGCTGTTTGCCGGCTCGCTACGCAGGGCCAGCGTGGTGCAGCCTTGATGACGCTGATCCAGTCAGCCCGCCTGAACGGACACGATCCGTACGTCTACCTGAAGGATGTGCTCATGCGCCTGCCGACGCAGAAGGCCAGCGCCCTGGCCGAGCTTCTGCCGCACAACTGGGTGCCCGCCGGCAAGGTTCGATGCCCGTTCGCTTACTGATGACCGCCTGAGTGACCTTGAAGAGCAGCGATGAGTAGTCCATGTGTTTCTCCAGCTTCTATCCAGCCTTAGGGGCCTGTGCGCAGCGCCACTCAACGAGGGAGCTTCGGCACAATGCCAACCTGCATGCCAAAAGGGTTAAACACATTATTCAGTGTCTGGACAGTCGGGTTGCTCTCATCAAGCTCTAGCTGCCGCAAGGCTCGCAATGACAGCTTGCACATCTGTGCAAATCTGGCCTGCTGCAAGCCAGTCACTTCCTTGCGCAGGCGTCGCACTGCTCCTCCAATCGTGATCTCGCCGCTAGCCAACTGCTGCTGCAGCTCATTCAAAATGCGATTGCGCTCAAGAATATCCATTAGACCAACCCCCACTGAAACATCCGCTGCTGGAGATTTCTCAGGGCTATACGAGGGTGACTCATGGTTGAGTCGGGAAGCCCTTGTGCACTCAGCAAGTCAGGTAGCGCGAGGAAGTCCTGAGCTGCCAACCGCAATCGTTGGAACAGCTCATCGGCATCAACCCATTCTGCGACCTCATCACAGGCCATTCTCCAGTTGACCTCTCCAGCAAGCTCGATGTGCTTTGGCCACTTCGTCGTACGCGTAACTCCCTCCTCGTCCATGACCATCGGCGCCAAGTCGTAGATTGGCGCCAACCGAACCCCCTGCTCGCATCGGAGAATCGCCGTGTTGCGACCGTGGTTGTCTGAGTTACCGAGTATCTGATTCAGCAGGTCACGCCGCATGTATTCAAACACCAGATCTCCGACCTGCTGTTCCTGCCCAACAGCTCGCCATAATTCGACCAGATTCCCCAGCACGTGCGTGTGCAGCATGTAGCTACCCGCCTCGGTTACACCGCATAGCGAGTACATGGACTCAACGGCAGTTCGGCTAACCCCTGTGGGGCTAATCTCGCGATCAAAGCGATGCATCCAGAGACTGGGCTTATTGCCCTCCTCCAATGCCAACCCTTCAGCTGCAACCGTATCCATTCCGAGCTGCTGGACGGCACGATAGAAGCAGTACTCGCTGCGCAGGATGTCCTGATCGGTCTGACTGGCTTTGTTACGCGCGAACTTCACAAACCAGTGCTGGGCAGCGTCTGCATCGGGCAGCACAGCATCTGGATGTAAGGCGCCGTGCCGATCTTCAGTCAGCAACAGTTTGGGGGCCTCACCGCCAGCACCTGTCGCCCCGCCAATGGCTGCGCCCTGCTCATACGCGTACTCCAGGAATTGCGAGTCCCGACTAATAACCTCATCGCGTGTGAAACCCAACACCGGACTGCCCGTAATCGCCTCGACAGACTCCTTGATACGCAGATTGCCAATTGGCGCAGGTGTGCAACGCCCAAGAAGGTAGAGATCAAGGTTGAGACCCTCGGGCCGCTCGCCGCCCAAACGCTTCAGTAGAAAGCGTCTTGCTGCACCTGATGGCAGGATGTCGAAGAGAAACGCAGGCGCCTTCTTATCTCGCCAAGAATCCCATCCGAGCGGGTAAGCTGCACTGACAGCCGCATTCAGCCGAGTGCCTACAGACTCCAAGGAGTCAACCAGATAGCCCTGCTGGTAGCCATAAGCACAAGCCCCCCCCAGCCCTTCCTCGGGCTGCTCGAAACGGAGCTCCATGGCATTGCGCCACTGGCCATCCCTATAAGCCTGCAGAGTAAGATTGTGCATATCAGTCACCGGTACTTTAATGCCCAAACAGTAGACGCACACACACAAAAAGGCAATTTAATACCTAAAGAACCGTCTTAGTCACAGGAAAAGGCATTAAAGTGCCTCAATTTCAAGAACTAGTTCCCACTTCGGAGGGCTCTGCCCGTGTTCAACTCCCCGAACCGGAATTGAACTGGCCCCAGAAAGCGAACGAGGTTGAGGCCGTATTCCGACTACCAATCAGTCCGAAAAACCTGCTTGATCGTCCATGGCCGATGGCCGTACCGGCAGGCTTTTCGATCCGGTTCGCACCGGTTCGCAGCAGCCCGCACCGCTTCGATTCCGTACTTTCAATAGTCGTTTGGTGCCGGGTGCTGCCCCTCCACCAAACAAGGCCCGGAAACACTGGGCCGCAGTAGAAAAGGTTGCTGAAAGTTGCTTTGGATTAAGGCTGTTTTAGGCCAGGTTCAGCGACTTTTCAGCAACCTTCCGAAACCCACAACCCAAGTGATTCCGATGCTCGTGACCGGTCATAGCCGCCAGTCACTGGATTGGATCGCGCGCGAAAGCGCCGGATGGATCAACTATCCACGCGCGCCGAAAATGCAGCGACTGATCGTGGAAGATTGGCGGATGGAGGTCATGAAGCAATGTGGTGCCGTCTATAAGCCCTTCACTCAGTCGCTTTACATCCACCTCAGTGAGAACCCGTCCACGTCGCCCACTCCCATTCATTTGGGTTCAGGCTCGGGCGCAACCACCTCCGGGCTTTGCTGGAGTCGCTTGAGGAAATCGGGGTGGACCACGTTATCCTCAATCTCAAGTACGGAAAGCGCCCTGCGGCGGACGTCATTGAGGAGCTGGGCACTCACATCGTTGCGCAATTCGGAGTAAAGGCGCGTCCTGGAGCAAATTGATCCGCCGGCCACGTCCACGCCCGGCCGAGGTGGTGCGGCTCAACAGGCTGAATGATCAGGCCGATACCTGTTCAAGGAATATCAGTTGCAACGGCTCTTGCAGCAGATCATCTGCCGTGGCGGCAAAGCGCTGAAAGTAAGGCATCGAAATATGCGCATCCAGCGCCGCCTGATCCCTGAAAGCCTCGCGCATGTAGAAAGTGCCCTGCTCGTCACGCTGCTCGAACAACACATAATCGAGATTGCCCGGCTCTGCGCGGGTCGGCTCTATCAGCTTCAGCAATTCTTCTTTCAATGCCTGTTCTTTGCCTGCCTTGGCCTTGAGTACGGCAATTGATACCAACACGTTACTGGACGTATTCATCGTCAACTCTCCAACATTAAAAACCGCAAGTGATGCCGCAGGCGGTTAAACGGGCCCGCAGGCGAGCCCGTCTGATGAGTGAAATCAGAAACCTTCGAGAACGATCTTGCCCCGGGCCTTGCCGCTCTCGATCAGCGCATGGGCACGACGCATGTTTGCCGCATTGATCGCACCAAAGTGCTCGCCCACGGTAGTTTGCAGAACACCTTGGTCAATCAGAGCGCTGACCCGATTGAGCAGGTGATGCTGATTAATCATGTCCGGGGTTTCGTACAGCGAGCGGGTGAACATCAGCTCCCAATGCAATGACAGCGACTTGCGCTTGAGCGGCATCACATCGAGGGTTTCGGGATCGTCAATCACACCCAGACGCCCCTGTGGCTTGAGCACGTCGATCAGTTGTGCAAAGTGTTGTTCGGTGTGGGTTAGGCTGGCGACATAGTCGATCTCCGGCACACCGAGCGCTTGCAACTGTGCGAGCAGTGGCTGGCTGTGATCGATCACGTGATGCGCGCCCAACTGCCGCACCCAATCAGCGGTTTCCTGGCGTGAAGCGGTACCAATGACGGTAAGGCGGGTCAACTTTCGGGCCAGTTGCACCAGCATCGAACCGACGCCGCCAGCCGCTCCAGTGATCAACAGGCACTTGCCCTCCCCCGTACCCTCGACGATACCGAGCCGGTCAAACAACAATTCCCAGGCCGTGATCGAGGTCAATGGCAACGCTGCCGCGTCGGCGGCACTCAATGAATGAGGCTTGTGCCCAACGATCCGCTCATCGACCAAATGGAATTCGCTGTAGCTGCCGCTGCGGGCAATCGAGCCGGCATAGAACACTTCATCGCCCGGCTGAAACAGCGTCACTTCAGCGCCGACCTCGCGGACAATGCCTGTGGCGTCCCAGCCGAGAATTTTCGGTTCTTTTGTGAAAGTTTCGGCGCGCACCTTGGTATCCACCGGATTCACTGATACCGCTCGAACTTCGACCAGCAGATCCCGAGGGCCAGGCGTGGGCCGCGGGAGACTGATGTCGATCAATGCTTGTGGATTGTCGATGGGCAACGCGTGCTGGGTAAAGCTGATGGCTTTCATGGAGACTCGCTGTCGAAGGGTTGATGCATTCACTTGCGGCAATCTTCGACTTCCCATGGACAAAGAAAAACAAGCAGAATGCGCCAACACTTTCACTTCAGGAGTGAAAATGATCCGCATCGATGATCTTGGTTTATTCATCCGCAGCGCCGCGCTGGGCAGTTTCACCGCAG contains the following coding sequences:
- a CDS encoding helix-turn-helix transcriptional regulator, whose amino-acid sequence is MPTHAPKKYLISHTSLQQCFDKSRSGLEKLRENDPSFPRPIKFGSSKQAGVYFVVAEVEAWLESKISERDGTTEDLPKRDEQ
- a CDS encoding putative quinol monooxygenase yields the protein MNTSSNVLVSIAVLKAKAGKEQALKEELLKLIEPTRAEPGNLDYVLFEQRDEQGTFYMREAFRDQAALDAHISMPYFQRFAATADDLLQEPLQLIFLEQVSA
- a CDS encoding zinc-binding alcohol dehydrogenase family protein is translated as MKAISFTQHALPIDNPQALIDISLPRPTPGPRDLLVEVRAVSVNPVDTKVRAETFTKEPKILGWDATGIVREVGAEVTLFQPGDEVFYAGSIARSGSYSEFHLVDERIVGHKPHSLSAADAAALPLTSITAWELLFDRLGIVEGTGEGKCLLITGAAGGVGSMLVQLARKLTRLTVIGTASRQETADWVRQLGAHHVIDHSQPLLAQLQALGVPEIDYVASLTHTEQHFAQLIDVLKPQGRLGVIDDPETLDVMPLKRKSLSLHWELMFTRSLYETPDMINQHHLLNRVSALIDQGVLQTTVGEHFGAINAANMRRAHALIESGKARGKIVLEGF
- a CDS encoding DUF3987 domain-containing protein yields the protein MTTYEQIPPFLAAMPEPARASYLSPEIAPKPLPCELTRVMPWHDELLPADLREYVRDVAERTQCPADFIGVALVVAVSAVVGRKFTIHPKQHDDWMVVPNQWGIVIGRPSAMKSPALKQALRPLHALESRARKKYGLAEADHKASSELLEMERNAAKVKAKNSSVVATKTQLWRN
- a CDS encoding plasmid pRiA4b ORF-3 family protein, translating into MATQPLLYTLHIQLEPLQLDPPIWRRIRVSGDCTLRKLHHFIQAAMGWHSSHLHEFSLGMNRYMPLDAAFMDDDEALDDRKFKLRRMLKEGDRLRYLYDFGDSWQHLIAVETIEPCDFTGTWCEVLDGARACPPEDVGGVPGYLDFLALIQQPASEEGRSVLEWAGGYFDPERFDRRAANAAVQRICNNLWG
- a CDS encoding helix-turn-helix domain-containing protein, with translation MDILERNRILNELQQQLASGEITIGGAVRRLRKEVTGLQQARFAQMCKLSLRALRQLELDESNPTVQTLNNVFNPFGMQVGIVPKLPR
- a CDS encoding type II toxin-antitoxin system HipA family toxin, with amino-acid sequence MHNLTLQAYRDGQWRNAMELRFEQPEEGLGGACAYGYQQGYLVDSLESVGTRLNAAVSAAYPLGWDSWRDKKAPAFLFDILPSGAARRFLLKRLGGERPEGLNLDLYLLGRCTPAPIGNLRIKESVEAITGSPVLGFTRDEVISRDSQFLEYAYEQGAAIGGATGAGGEAPKLLLTEDRHGALHPDAVLPDADAAQHWFVKFARNKASQTDQDILRSEYCFYRAVQQLGMDTVAAEGLALEEGNKPSLWMHRFDREISPTGVSRTAVESMYSLCGVTEAGSYMLHTHVLGNLVELWRAVGQEQQVGDLVFEYMRRDLLNQILGNSDNHGRNTAILRCEQGVRLAPIYDLAPMVMDEEGVTRTTKWPKHIELAGEVNWRMACDEVAEWVDADELFQRLRLAAQDFLALPDLLSAQGLPDSTMSHPRIALRNLQQRMFQWGLV